In one Burkholderiales bacterium GJ-E10 genomic region, the following are encoded:
- a CDS encoding iron sulfur domain-containing, CDGSH-type, producing MTKAQVAQKSPYAVEVEAGKSYWWCACGRSKNQPFCDGSHKGTEFTPQEYTAAETKTVYFCGCKQSGNGVLCDGTHQSL from the coding sequence ATGACGAAGGCACAGGTTGCACAGAAGTCCCCCTATGCGGTCGAGGTCGAAGCGGGCAAGAGTTATTGGTGGTGCGCGTGCGGCAGGAGCAAGAACCAGCCCTTCTGCGACGGCTCGCACAAGGGCACCGAATTCACGCCGCAGGAGTACACCGCGGCCGAGACCAAGACGGTGTATTTCTGCGGCTGCAAGCAGAGCGGCAACGGCGTCTTGTGCGACGGCACCCACCAGTCGCTTTGA
- a CDS encoding TrpR binding protein WrbA has protein sequence MAKILVLYYSTWGHVERMAQEVAVGARAVSGVTVTLKRVPETMPAETLAAIHAKTQQDAPVASPGELGDYDAILFGTPTRFGNMCGQMRNFLDQTGALWQQGKLVGKVGSVFASTGTQHGGQETTITSFHTTLFHHGMIIVGVPYACPQLSNMDEITGGTPYGATTLSRADGTRTPSANELAVARYQGQHVAEIARKLFG, from the coding sequence ATGGCCAAGATTCTGGTTCTGTACTACAGCACCTGGGGACATGTCGAACGCATGGCGCAGGAAGTCGCGGTCGGCGCACGTGCCGTATCCGGCGTCACGGTGACCCTCAAGCGGGTCCCGGAAACCATGCCGGCCGAAACCCTGGCGGCGATTCACGCAAAGACCCAGCAGGACGCCCCGGTGGCAAGCCCCGGAGAACTGGGCGACTATGACGCGATCCTCTTCGGCACCCCGACACGCTTCGGCAACATGTGCGGCCAGATGCGGAACTTCCTCGACCAGACCGGCGCGCTGTGGCAACAGGGCAAGCTGGTCGGCAAGGTCGGAAGCGTATTTGCCAGCACCGGTACGCAACATGGCGGCCAGGAAACCACCATCACATCGTTCCATACCACGCTGTTTCATCACGGCATGATCATCGTCGGGGTTCCCTACGCCTGCCCGCAACTGAGCAACATGGACGAAATCACCGGCGGCACCCCGTACGGAGCGACGACATTGAGCAGAGCGGACGGCACGCGCACGCCCAGCGCCAACGAACTGGCCGTGGCGCGCTACCAGGGGCAACACGTCGCCGAGATCGCCAGGAAGCTATTCGGCTGA
- a CDS encoding gamma-glutamyltranspeptidase protein yields the protein MAVAPHHLAARAGRDVLFDGGNAIEAMVAAAAVIAVVYPHMNSLGGDGFWLIHAPGGTPLAIDACGPAAALATRDHYAGLDRIPARGPQAALTVAGTVAGWRKALDLARTWGGTPLPLDRLLRDAIRHAQDGTPVTAGQSELTRQKLPDLMAAPGFADTFLVDGAPPPAGHILRQPALANTLRCLAAGGLDDFYHGGVGCRIAAELERIGSPLRREDLTAYSAAMVPPLSVRLRDSTIYNLPPPTQGLASLLILGIYERLGIAEGEGFAHLHGLVESTKRAFRIRDRVVTDPRRIRNDVAAYLSPATMDALAAEIDMHAALPWPGPAAPGDTVWMGAVDREGRAVSFIQSIYWEFGSGVVLRDTGITWQNRGVSFSLDAEDRNALEPGCKPFHTLNPALALFDDGRVMPYGSMGGDGQPQTQAAVFTRYARYGQALPQAVSAPRWVLGRTWGNESASLKLENRFDPALVRALREAGHDVEVLDRAFSDMMGHAGALVRHPDGRIEGAADPRSDGAAAGV from the coding sequence ATGGCCGTCGCCCCGCACCATCTGGCGGCCCGCGCCGGGCGCGACGTATTGTTCGACGGCGGAAACGCCATCGAGGCGATGGTCGCCGCGGCGGCCGTGATCGCCGTCGTCTATCCGCACATGAACTCCCTCGGCGGCGACGGGTTTTGGCTCATCCATGCGCCAGGGGGAACGCCGCTGGCCATCGACGCTTGCGGACCCGCGGCGGCGCTTGCCACACGGGACCATTACGCCGGGCTCGATCGCATTCCCGCGCGAGGTCCGCAAGCGGCGCTCACCGTGGCGGGCACCGTCGCAGGCTGGCGCAAGGCGCTGGACCTGGCGCGAACCTGGGGAGGAACGCCGCTGCCGCTCGACCGCCTGCTGCGGGATGCGATTCGCCACGCGCAGGACGGAACGCCGGTGACGGCCGGGCAATCGGAACTCACCCGGCAAAAGCTCCCGGACCTGATGGCGGCCCCGGGCTTTGCCGACACGTTCCTCGTCGACGGCGCGCCGCCTCCGGCGGGCCATATCCTGCGCCAGCCGGCCCTGGCCAACACCCTTCGCTGCCTCGCCGCGGGCGGCCTCGACGATTTCTACCACGGCGGCGTCGGCTGCCGCATCGCGGCCGAACTCGAACGCATCGGCAGCCCGCTTCGCCGCGAGGATCTGACCGCCTATTCGGCCGCCATGGTGCCGCCCCTCTCGGTTCGCCTTCGGGACAGCACGATCTACAACCTGCCGCCGCCGACGCAGGGGCTGGCGTCGCTGCTCATTCTCGGCATCTACGAGCGACTCGGAATCGCGGAGGGAGAGGGCTTCGCCCATCTGCACGGTCTGGTCGAATCGACGAAGCGCGCCTTCCGGATCCGCGATCGCGTGGTCACCGACCCGCGACGGATCCGGAACGACGTGGCAGCGTACCTTTCGCCCGCGACGATGGACGCGCTTGCCGCCGAAATCGACATGCACGCCGCGCTGCCGTGGCCCGGGCCTGCAGCACCCGGGGACACCGTATGGATGGGCGCCGTCGACCGCGAAGGCCGCGCAGTGAGCTTCATCCAGAGCATCTACTGGGAGTTCGGCTCCGGCGTGGTGCTGCGCGACACCGGCATCACCTGGCAGAACCGCGGTGTCAGTTTTTCCCTGGATGCCGAAGATCGGAACGCGCTCGAACCGGGCTGCAAGCCTTTCCACACGTTGAACCCTGCGCTCGCCTTGTTCGACGATGGCAGGGTCATGCCGTATGGAAGCATGGGGGGCGACGGTCAGCCGCAGACGCAGGCGGCGGTCTTCACCCGCTACGCGCGCTACGGTCAGGCACTTCCGCAGGCGGTCAGCGCACCGCGATGGGTTCTGGGGCGCACCTGGGGCAACGAAAGCGCGAGCCTGAAACTGGAGAACCGGTTCGACCCGGCGCTCGTTCGCGCGCTGCGCGAAGCGGGCCATGACGTCGAGGTGCTCGACCGCGCCTTCAGCGACATGATGGGGCACGCCGGCGCCTTGGTACGGCATCCCGACGGGCGCATCGAGGGCGCTGCCGACCCGCGCAGCGACGGCGCGGCAGCAGGCGTTTGA
- a CDS encoding monovalent cation:proton antiporter (CPA2 family) has translation MVDNVPLITTIATALGLALVLGFLATRIKLPALVGYLLAGVVIGPLTRGFAVNMEIARELAEIGVMLLMFGVGLHFSLDDLLEVRKIALPGAVLQIAVATMLGAGVAVAWGWGLGTALVFGLTLSVASTVVLLRALEAGGALESMNGRIAVGWLIVEDLVMVLVLVLLPPLAGALNGTRLGGDAGNLWQGVGLTLVKVTAFLAFMLVVGRRVFPALLWQVARSGSRELFTLCVVAAAVSIAYAAAALFGVSFALGAFFSGMVMRESEFSHRAAEESLPLRDAFAVLFFVSVGMLFNPMVLVQRPLQILAVVGIIVVGKSLAAAALVLAFRYPLSTALTVSASLAQIGEFSFILAQLGVDLKLLPIEGRSLILAAALISIAINPLVFASVRPLQTWIRSRSRLTRILERPTDALAELPISTDRKFLAGQVVLVGYGRVGRRIGEALAARGIPYVVAEQNRELVERLRTKGIAAVSGDASDPTVLVQAHIAHASMLVVATPDTFDVRQMIETARALNPGIETVVRTHNEEEAVLLHQESADKVFLGEHELAKGMTRHVLDRYGKSS, from the coding sequence ATGGTCGACAACGTACCCCTGATCACGACGATCGCCACGGCGCTCGGCCTCGCCCTCGTCCTCGGGTTCCTCGCCACCCGGATCAAACTGCCGGCGCTGGTCGGCTACCTGTTGGCCGGCGTTGTCATCGGCCCGCTCACCCGCGGCTTCGCCGTCAACATGGAGATCGCGCGGGAACTCGCGGAGATCGGGGTGATGCTGCTGATGTTCGGCGTCGGGCTGCATTTCTCGCTCGACGATCTTCTGGAGGTGCGCAAGATCGCCTTGCCCGGCGCCGTGCTGCAAATCGCCGTCGCCACCATGCTGGGCGCCGGCGTGGCCGTGGCGTGGGGGTGGGGACTCGGGACAGCCCTGGTATTCGGTCTGACGCTTTCCGTCGCAAGCACCGTCGTGCTGCTGAGGGCGCTGGAAGCCGGCGGCGCGCTCGAATCGATGAACGGACGCATCGCCGTGGGGTGGCTGATCGTCGAAGACCTCGTCATGGTGCTGGTGCTCGTCCTGCTGCCGCCGCTGGCCGGGGCGCTCAACGGCACACGGCTCGGCGGCGACGCCGGCAATCTGTGGCAAGGCGTGGGGCTTACGCTGGTCAAGGTGACGGCGTTCCTCGCCTTCATGTTGGTCGTCGGCCGCCGCGTGTTCCCCGCACTGCTGTGGCAGGTCGCCCGTTCCGGTTCCCGCGAACTGTTCACGTTGTGCGTGGTGGCCGCCGCAGTCAGCATCGCCTACGCCGCGGCGGCGTTGTTCGGCGTGTCCTTCGCGCTCGGCGCCTTCTTTTCCGGGATGGTGATGCGCGAGTCCGAGTTCAGCCACCGCGCCGCCGAGGAATCCCTTCCTCTGCGCGACGCCTTTGCGGTGCTCTTCTTCGTCTCGGTGGGAATGCTTTTCAACCCGATGGTGCTGGTGCAACGGCCGCTCCAGATCCTGGCGGTGGTCGGCATCATCGTCGTCGGCAAATCGCTCGCGGCCGCGGCGTTGGTCCTCGCCTTCCGGTATCCGCTCAGCACGGCGCTGACCGTCTCGGCCAGCCTGGCGCAGATCGGCGAATTCTCGTTCATCCTGGCCCAGCTCGGCGTCGACCTGAAGCTGCTGCCGATCGAAGGCCGAAGCCTGATTCTCGCCGCGGCGCTGATCTCCATTGCGATCAATCCGCTGGTGTTCGCGAGCGTGCGGCCGCTCCAGACCTGGATCCGATCTCGCTCCCGGTTGACCCGGATCCTGGAGCGGCCCACGGACGCATTGGCGGAACTGCCGATATCGACCGATCGAAAATTCCTGGCGGGCCAGGTCGTCCTCGTGGGCTACGGCCGCGTGGGCCGACGCATCGGCGAAGCGCTCGCGGCGCGCGGCATTCCCTACGTCGTGGCCGAGCAGAACCGCGAATTGGTCGAACGGCTGCGGACCAAGGGCATTGCCGCCGTCTCGGGCGATGCATCGGACCCGACCGTCCTCGTCCAGGCGCACATTGCCCATGCCAGCATGCTGGTCGTCGCGACACCGGACACCTTCGACGTGCGGCAGATGATCGAGACGGCCCGCGCCCTCAATCCCGGGATCGAAACAGTCGTTCGTACCCATAACGAGGAAGAGGCAGTGCTGCTGCACCAGGAATCGGCCGACAAGGTCTTCCTCGGCGAACACGAGCTGGCGAAGGGCATGACCCGGCATGTACTGGACCGGTATGGGAAATCGTCGTGA